One genomic window of Devosia salina includes the following:
- a CDS encoding cytochrome P460 family protein, whose translation MKLRLNLALGACLLTGLLALDTLPALAEPNRVTFPDLDALEHYTTVNRGEVTEHMLTTPEALAAVRAGEPMPDGTHVVLVDYRGGEVFRYFVMQKGAGWGADYDNRTEDWQFQAFHPDQSINLAENAARCMGCHQSRGETEYQFLYNDTLEPR comes from the coding sequence ATGAAACTCCGTCTCAACCTGGCACTGGGCGCCTGCCTGCTCACCGGTCTTTTGGCCCTCGACACATTGCCCGCACTCGCGGAGCCCAACAGGGTGACGTTTCCCGACCTTGATGCCCTTGAGCACTACACCACGGTCAATCGTGGCGAGGTGACCGAGCACATGCTCACGACCCCGGAGGCCCTGGCAGCGGTGCGTGCCGGTGAACCGATGCCGGACGGTACGCATGTCGTGCTGGTGGATTACCGCGGCGGCGAAGTATTCCGTTACTTTGTCATGCAGAAAGGCGCCGGCTGGGGTGCCGATTACGACAATCGAACCGAGGACTGGCAATTCCAGGCCTTCCACCCGGACCAGTCGATTAACCTGGCGGAAAATGCCGCGCGCTGCATGGGCTGTCATCAGTCGCGTGGCGAGACCGAATATCAGTTCCTCTACAACGACACTCTTGAGCCCCGATGA